From Cetobacterium somerae ATCC BAA-474, the proteins below share one genomic window:
- a CDS encoding glutamate decarboxylase — MLHRRKVGEEKEKEYMFTPDNSTTPLFGSYESAHVLPRESINEKAINPNIAYQLVSDEMMHDGNPRYNLATFVQTYMEPEAKQIMVDAIATNAIDKAEYPQTTEVEKRCVNIIANLWNAPETEEYMGTSTVGSSEACMLGGMAMKFRWRKRAQALGIDINAKKPNLVVSSGFQVVWEKFCVYWDVELREIPMKSLDELYLDPKEAVAACDEYTIGIVPIMGITYTGTFDDIVALDKELEEYNKTAKLSVPIHVDAASGGLYLPFVNPELVWDFRLKNVVSISTSGHKFGLVYPGLGWVMWRDKEYLPEELLFKVAYLGAFEPTFQINFSRPGSQIWAQYYNFVRWGKEGYKAVHEKSRDVGIFLAKGLEKLGIFKILNNGENIPIVCWMLKDDPKRAWTEYDLSDRLRYYGWQLPAYPLPKNLEDVTIMRVLARADQSMEQISLLLRDMKESIDYLDQHITVKKEVKKTEDHVAGYSHTEKRLLKK, encoded by the coding sequence ATAATTCAACAACACCTTTATTTGGAAGTTATGAATCAGCTCATGTATTACCAAGAGAGAGCATAAATGAAAAAGCAATTAATCCAAATATAGCATATCAATTAGTATCAGATGAGATGATGCATGATGGAAATCCAAGATATAATTTAGCAACATTTGTACAAACTTATATGGAGCCAGAAGCAAAGCAAATAATGGTTGATGCTATTGCAACAAACGCAATAGATAAGGCTGAGTATCCACAAACAACAGAAGTTGAAAAAAGATGTGTAAATATAATAGCGAATTTATGGAATGCTCCAGAAACAGAAGAATATATGGGAACATCTACAGTTGGTTCATCAGAAGCATGTATGCTAGGTGGAATGGCTATGAAATTTAGATGGAGAAAAAGAGCACAGGCTTTAGGTATAGATATAAATGCAAAAAAACCAAACTTAGTAGTAAGTTCTGGGTTCCAAGTAGTTTGGGAAAAATTCTGTGTTTATTGGGATGTAGAATTAAGAGAGATTCCTATGAAATCTTTAGATGAATTATATCTTGATCCAAAAGAAGCGGTAGCAGCATGTGATGAATATACTATAGGTATAGTACCAATAATGGGAATAACTTATACAGGAACATTTGATGATATAGTTGCTCTTGATAAAGAGTTAGAGGAATATAATAAAACAGCAAAATTATCAGTACCAATCCACGTAGATGCTGCATCAGGAGGATTATACTTACCATTTGTAAACCCAGAATTAGTTTGGGACTTTAGACTTAAAAACGTAGTGTCGATAAGTACATCAGGACATAAATTTGGATTAGTATATCCAGGACTTGGATGGGTAATGTGGAGAGATAAGGAGTATTTACCAGAGGAGTTACTATTTAAAGTAGCATATTTAGGAGCATTTGAACCAACTTTCCAAATAAACTTCTCAAGACCAGGAAGTCAAATATGGGCTCAATACTACAACTTTGTAAGATGGGGTAAAGAGGGATATAAGGCTGTACATGAAAAATCAAGAGATGTAGGTATATTCTTAGCAAAAGGATTAGAAAAACTAGGAATATTTAAAATATTAAATAATGGAGAGAATATTCCAATTGTATGTTGGATGTTAAAAGATGATCCAAAAAGAGCATGGACAGAGTATGATTTATCAGATAGATTAAGATATTATGGATGGCAATTACCAGCATATCCATTACCAAAGAATTTAGAAGATGTAACAATAATGAGAGTTTTAGCAAGAGCTGACCAAAGTATGGAACAAATTTCTTTATTACTTAGAGATATGAAAGAATCAATAGATTATTTAGATCAACATATCACAGTTAAAAAAGAGGTTAAAAAAACAGAGGACCATGTAGCAGGATACTCACATACAGAAAAAAGATTATTAAAAAAATAA